A portion of the Microbulbifer agarilyticus genome contains these proteins:
- the narH gene encoding nitrate reductase subunit beta, translating to MKVRAQIGMVLNLDKCIGCHTCSITCKNVWTSREGVEYAWFNNVESKPGIGYPKDWENQERWKGGWIRKKNGKLQPKAGSKWRILANIFANPDLPEIDDFYEPYTFEYEWLQKAPELQAQPSAKPRSMVTGQALTKIEWSGNWEDDLSGEFSKRSVDYNFSGIEKEIYGQFEQTFLMYLPRLCEHCLNPSCVASCPSGAIYKREEDGIVLIDQDKCRGWRMCVSGCPYKKIYYNWSSGKSEKCIFCYPRIEAGMPTVCSETCVGRIRYLGVMLYDADRIEEAAAVENEKDLYEAQRSIFLDPNDPEVRAQARRDEVPEAWLEAAKKSPVYKMAMEWDVAFPLHPEYRTLPMVWYIPPLSPIQSAAEAGKISTNNGMPDVKSLRIPMRYLANMLTAGDEVPVATALERMLAMRAYMRAKSVDGVTDSSIPESVGLDVQTIEEMYRYMALAAYEDRYVIPTNHREKNENTYHLRGNIGFGFTEPHNGRTKNKDVFGGPKKMPRKPFTDSP from the coding sequence ATGAAAGTCCGCGCGCAGATCGGGATGGTGTTGAACCTCGACAAATGCATTGGGTGTCACACCTGTTCCATTACCTGTAAAAATGTATGGACCAGCCGCGAGGGCGTTGAGTACGCCTGGTTCAACAACGTTGAATCCAAACCCGGCATTGGCTACCCCAAGGACTGGGAAAACCAGGAGCGCTGGAAAGGCGGCTGGATCCGCAAGAAGAACGGCAAGCTCCAGCCCAAGGCTGGCTCCAAATGGCGCATCCTTGCGAACATCTTCGCCAACCCGGACCTACCGGAAATTGATGATTTCTACGAGCCCTATACCTTCGAGTACGAATGGCTGCAGAAGGCACCGGAACTGCAAGCCCAGCCCTCGGCCAAACCGCGTTCCATGGTTACCGGCCAGGCACTCACCAAGATCGAGTGGAGCGGCAACTGGGAAGACGACCTGAGCGGCGAATTCAGCAAGCGCTCAGTGGATTACAACTTCTCCGGTATCGAGAAAGAAATCTACGGTCAGTTCGAACAGACCTTTCTCATGTACCTGCCACGTCTGTGCGAACACTGCCTCAACCCATCCTGTGTGGCCTCCTGCCCTTCCGGTGCCATCTACAAAAGGGAAGAAGACGGCATTGTGCTGATCGACCAAGACAAATGTCGCGGTTGGCGTATGTGCGTTTCCGGCTGTCCCTACAAGAAGATTTATTACAACTGGTCCTCCGGTAAATCGGAGAAGTGCATCTTCTGCTACCCGCGTATCGAAGCCGGTATGCCCACCGTCTGCTCCGAAACCTGTGTGGGGCGCATCCGTTACCTGGGCGTCATGCTGTATGACGCCGACCGTATCGAGGAAGCCGCGGCGGTCGAAAATGAGAAAGACCTGTATGAGGCTCAACGTTCGATCTTCCTCGACCCCAACGATCCAGAAGTGCGCGCCCAGGCGCGCAGAGACGAAGTGCCGGAAGCGTGGCTGGAGGCGGCAAAAAAATCACCGGTCTACAAAATGGCCATGGAGTGGGATGTCGCCTTCCCGCTACATCCGGAATACCGCACCCTACCCATGGTCTGGTATATCCCACCGCTCTCCCCCATCCAGTCCGCAGCAGAGGCCGGCAAGATCTCCACCAACAATGGCATGCCGGATGTGAAGTCCCTGCGGATTCCCATGCGTTATCTCGCCAACATGCTCACCGCCGGCGACGAGGTGCCAGTTGCCACTGCGCTCGAACGCATGCTCGCCATGCGAGCCTATATGCGAGCCAAGAGCGTCGACGGCGTTACCGACAGCTCAATCCCCGAGAGCGTGGGCCTCGATGTACAAACCATCGAGGAGATGTATCGGTATATGGCGCTGGCCGCCTATGAAGACCGTTATGTAATCCCGACCAATCATCGGGAGAAAAACGAAAACACCTATCACCTTCGCGGCAATATCGGTTTCGGCTTTACCGAGCCACACAACGGGCGCACCAAAAACAAAGATGTATTTGGTGGCCCCAAGAAAATGCCGCGCAAACCTTTTACGGATTCTCCCTGA
- a CDS encoding nitrate/nitrite transporter — protein MDAPSAVSKSDQNRALALSTIAFTVCFAVWTIFSIIGIAIQEELQLSESQLGILIATPILTGSLTRLILGVWTERYGGRLVFSIQMLLTAIATCLLAVASTYPMYLLAALFIGLAGGSFIIGVTYVSSWFEAERQGTALGIFGAGNVGAAVTKFLAPFILVAFGWHAVAYVWAGALALMAVIFYLFAKDEPQLVARRAAGTKPISLTEQFEPLEDIRVWRFSLYYFFVFGGFVALALWMPHYLIDVYKVDLKTAGMCAAAFSLSASLFRAYGGHLSDRYGARSVMYWTFGFSLFLLFMLSYPPTQYIIQTKNGPLTFSTEMGLWPFVVTLFILGFFMSLGKAAVFKHIPVYYPHHVGSVGGLVGMIGGLGGFILPIIFGMALDLTGIYTSCFAILFAIVVFSLIWMHLAIQAEDHHSAHETEFRTETDSERVSTAVTEQKAQELLNKGESTMKETVLKEWHPDDEEFWETKGRAIARRNLWISIPALLLAFAVWMVWSVVVAKLPAIGFNFTSSQLFWLAALPGLSGATLRIFYSFMVPIFGGRLWTTLSTASLLLPAIGMGYAVQNPDTPFLIFLILALLCGFGGGNFASSMANIAFFFPDKEKGNALALNAGLGNLGVSLMQFLVPIVITISVFGVLGGEPQSTSEGTKVWMQNAGFIWVPMIILSTIAAWVGMNDIADARSSFSDQAIIFKRKHNWLMCILYTGTFGSFIGYSAGFPLLAKLEFPDVNTLHLVFLGPFVGALSRAGSGWLADKYGGARVTFWTFALMIVATLGVIYFLNNNEMSGAFWGFFGCFIALFFLTGIGNASTFQMIPVIMGKEIPRLMPQLKGEDLNKQVDRESAAIIAFTSAIAAYGAFFIPKAYGTSINMTGGPMAALWAFLIFYVICLFLTWHFYSSRRGMLYEIEHNKNKG, from the coding sequence ATGGATGCCCCGTCTGCCGTCTCAAAGTCTGATCAGAATCGCGCGCTCGCGCTGAGTACGATCGCCTTCACCGTCTGTTTTGCGGTGTGGACAATCTTCTCGATCATCGGTATTGCCATCCAGGAAGAGTTGCAACTCAGCGAATCCCAGCTAGGCATTCTCATCGCCACACCCATTCTCACCGGCTCGCTGACCCGGTTGATCCTCGGTGTATGGACCGAGCGTTATGGCGGCCGTTTGGTGTTTTCCATACAAATGCTGCTCACGGCAATCGCCACCTGCCTGCTCGCCGTGGCCTCCACTTACCCGATGTACCTGCTCGCAGCTCTGTTTATCGGCTTGGCAGGTGGCTCCTTTATTATTGGCGTTACCTATGTTTCGAGCTGGTTTGAGGCAGAACGCCAGGGCACGGCACTGGGCATCTTCGGTGCGGGTAATGTGGGTGCGGCGGTCACAAAATTTCTAGCGCCTTTCATTCTGGTTGCCTTTGGCTGGCATGCAGTAGCGTATGTTTGGGCCGGCGCACTCGCCCTGATGGCGGTGATTTTTTACCTTTTCGCCAAAGATGAGCCACAACTGGTGGCACGAAGAGCTGCGGGTACCAAACCAATCTCGCTTACAGAGCAATTTGAGCCGCTCGAAGATATTCGGGTGTGGCGCTTCTCGCTGTATTACTTCTTTGTATTTGGCGGCTTTGTTGCGCTGGCACTGTGGATGCCGCACTACCTGATCGACGTTTACAAGGTGGACCTGAAAACCGCTGGCATGTGTGCCGCGGCCTTCTCCCTCTCCGCATCGCTGTTTCGCGCCTATGGCGGGCACCTGTCCGATCGCTATGGAGCGCGGTCGGTTATGTACTGGACCTTCGGGTTTTCGCTGTTTCTGCTGTTTATGCTGTCGTACCCGCCGACCCAGTACATCATCCAGACCAAAAATGGCCCACTCACCTTCTCCACAGAAATGGGATTGTGGCCGTTTGTGGTCACCCTATTCATTCTCGGCTTCTTTATGAGCTTGGGTAAGGCCGCCGTTTTCAAGCATATCCCCGTGTATTACCCCCACCATGTGGGCTCCGTTGGCGGGCTGGTTGGCATGATTGGCGGGCTGGGTGGATTTATCCTCCCTATAATTTTTGGTATGGCATTGGATCTTACGGGCATCTATACCAGTTGCTTTGCGATTCTGTTTGCCATCGTCGTGTTCTCGCTGATCTGGATGCACCTCGCGATTCAGGCCGAGGATCACCACAGCGCACACGAAACAGAATTCCGGACAGAAACCGATAGTGAACGAGTATCCACCGCAGTAACCGAGCAGAAGGCACAGGAACTGCTCAACAAAGGGGAAAGTACCATGAAGGAAACGGTGCTCAAGGAATGGCACCCAGACGACGAAGAGTTCTGGGAAACCAAGGGGCGCGCCATCGCCCGGCGCAATCTGTGGATATCCATCCCCGCCCTGCTGCTGGCATTCGCGGTGTGGATGGTTTGGTCTGTAGTCGTCGCCAAACTCCCCGCGATCGGGTTTAACTTCACGTCTTCGCAACTATTCTGGCTGGCCGCGCTGCCGGGGCTTTCCGGCGCCACGCTGCGTATATTTTACAGCTTTATGGTGCCGATCTTTGGCGGGCGATTGTGGACAACATTATCCACAGCATCGCTGTTACTCCCCGCCATTGGTATGGGCTATGCGGTACAGAACCCCGACACCCCCTTCCTTATCTTCCTGATCCTGGCGCTGCTTTGTGGCTTCGGTGGCGGTAACTTTGCTTCATCCATGGCGAACATCGCCTTCTTCTTCCCAGACAAGGAGAAAGGTAACGCGCTGGCACTGAATGCGGGGCTTGGTAACCTCGGTGTATCGTTGATGCAGTTCCTGGTGCCGATTGTGATTACCATCAGCGTGTTTGGCGTGCTCGGCGGCGAGCCGCAGTCCACCAGTGAAGGCACCAAGGTATGGATGCAGAATGCCGGGTTTATCTGGGTGCCGATGATTATCCTGTCGACCATCGCCGCCTGGGTGGGCATGAATGATATTGCCGATGCCCGCTCCAGCTTCAGCGACCAGGCCATCATCTTCAAACGCAAGCACAACTGGCTGATGTGTATTCTGTACACCGGTACTTTCGGTAGCTTTATCGGCTATTCCGCCGGCTTCCCGCTACTGGCCAAACTCGAATTCCCGGATGTGAATACCCTGCACCTGGTATTCCTCGGCCCATTTGTTGGCGCGTTGAGCCGTGCCGGTAGCGGCTGGCTAGCGGATAAGTATGGTGGTGCACGGGTAACTTTCTGGACCTTCGCACTGATGATTGTGGCTACCCTCGGGGTAATCTACTTCCTCAACAACAATGAAATGTCCGGTGCCTTCTGGGGCTTCTTCGGCTGCTTCATTGCCCTGTTCTTCCTCACTGGTATCGGTAATGCATCTACCTTCCAGATGATTCCGGTGATCATGGGCAAAGAAATTCCGAGGCTAATGCCACAATTGAAAGGAGA
- a CDS encoding peptidylprolyl isomerase, which yields MSSDNKDSAVQYVEIPAVEIPAVDVTDAHPEPQMPSACETGGCGCATGASEPLPTFSFGEVTVNGVSIGEDVISREMQHHRAESAEDAWQAAARALVIKTLLLQEANDRNIAAQTDDDTRVRTLLEQVLTPEKVREEECRRYYDTQTHRFRTPDLFEAAHILIEPNEQSESAWQEAEQSARSLIEQLGDDAQAFSEAAEQYSGCPTAHQGGSLGQIRRGELEPALHDVLETLAEGTLNRKPVRSRFGWHLIRLHRKIDGRTLPFDMAREKILDMLEARAWVNSASHYIAGLAQRADIEGVEIDSAADAVTNVSTEHE from the coding sequence ATGAGCAGTGATAACAAAGACAGCGCCGTACAGTATGTGGAAATCCCGGCGGTAGAGATCCCGGCAGTGGATGTCACCGATGCACATCCAGAACCACAAATGCCATCAGCCTGTGAGACTGGTGGTTGCGGTTGCGCCACCGGTGCCAGTGAGCCGTTGCCCACATTTTCATTCGGCGAGGTTACGGTGAATGGAGTGTCGATCGGCGAGGATGTCATCTCGCGGGAAATGCAGCATCACCGCGCCGAGAGCGCCGAAGACGCTTGGCAAGCGGCCGCTCGCGCACTGGTAATCAAAACACTGCTGTTACAAGAAGCCAACGATCGTAATATCGCCGCGCAAACCGATGATGACACCCGGGTGCGCACACTGCTGGAGCAGGTACTAACACCGGAAAAAGTACGCGAAGAAGAGTGTCGCCGCTATTACGATACGCAAACCCATCGCTTCCGCACCCCTGACCTGTTTGAAGCGGCGCATATCCTGATTGAACCGAATGAGCAAAGCGAATCAGCCTGGCAGGAGGCCGAACAGTCAGCACGCAGCCTCATTGAGCAGCTAGGTGATGATGCGCAGGCATTTTCCGAAGCTGCCGAACAATATTCCGGTTGCCCCACCGCCCACCAGGGCGGCTCGCTCGGACAAATTCGCCGTGGCGAACTGGAGCCGGCACTGCACGATGTGCTGGAGACCCTGGCAGAGGGAACCCTAAACCGTAAACCCGTGCGCAGCCGCTTCGGCTGGCACCTGATTCGCCTCCATCGAAAGATAGATGGGCGGACCTTACCTTTCGATATGGCGCGGGAAAAGATTCTCGACATGCTGGAAGCCCGTGCCTGGGTGAATTCCGCCTCCCACTACATTGCCGGATTGGCCCAAAGGGCCGATATCGAAGGTGTGGAAATTGATTCTGCAGCGGACGCTGTTACCAATGTGAGTACAGAACATGAGTGA
- the narJ gene encoding nitrate reductase molybdenum cofactor assembly chaperone, whose protein sequence is MTRTLRALALLLDYPSESLKAHFAEVREALETEGFLKPEILAKLQRLMHNFEVLSVLELQMNYSELFDNSRALSLHFFEHIHGESRDRGQAMLDLGEEYVERGFYIERDELPDFIPMFLEFTSCLKIDEARDWLSQPSHVFAALKERLEERDSEYAGIFDALLTLAQEKPDPEAVRELVERAKASEKTSIDEVWEEEQVTFMASQPHKPVNKIVERLKAAGKLIMSSSDT, encoded by the coding sequence ATGACACGCACACTACGCGCTCTGGCGCTACTGCTGGACTACCCAAGCGAATCGCTCAAGGCGCACTTTGCCGAAGTACGCGAAGCACTGGAAACCGAGGGTTTTTTGAAGCCAGAAATCCTGGCCAAGCTGCAACGGTTGATGCATAACTTTGAGGTGCTTTCGGTACTCGAACTGCAGATGAACTACTCCGAGTTATTCGACAACTCCCGTGCCTTGTCTCTTCACTTCTTTGAGCACATTCACGGTGAAAGCCGTGATCGTGGCCAGGCTATGCTCGACCTGGGTGAGGAATATGTAGAACGCGGCTTCTATATCGAACGGGATGAACTTCCAGACTTTATCCCCATGTTTCTCGAGTTTACCTCCTGCCTGAAGATCGACGAGGCCCGCGACTGGCTATCCCAGCCATCCCATGTATTCGCGGCCCTGAAGGAGCGACTCGAAGAGCGCGATTCAGAGTACGCCGGAATCTTCGACGCGCTACTCACACTTGCACAGGAAAAACCCGACCCGGAAGCGGTGCGCGAACTGGTAGAGCGTGCCAAGGCTTCAGAGAAGACTTCAATTGATGAGGTTTGGGAGGAAGAGCAAGTGACGTTTATGGCTTCCCAACCGCACAAACCAGTGAACAAGATTGTCGAACGCCTGAAGGCGGCCGGTAAATTAATCATGTCTTCCAGCGACACCTGA
- the narI gene encoding respiratory nitrate reductase subunit gamma, which translates to MHDFINYLLFGWYPYVALTIMILGSIIRFDKGQYGWRSQSSQFLRRKQMMWGSNLFHLGILVLLFGHFVGLLTPIGVFDALGISHSFKQWMALSVGGIAGILGFIGCTLLLHRRLYYPRIRKSSSKGDILVLLFLWLQLLLGIATIFWTIDHMDGSAMVLFMGWAQGVITFNPDAANLIIDAHLVYKLHIILGLTLLAITPFTRLVHVFSAPFAYVLRPGYQIVRSRRLARRTNTPPPSSAPSSVPSRES; encoded by the coding sequence ATGCACGACTTTATCAATTATCTGTTATTCGGCTGGTACCCCTACGTCGCCCTGACGATCATGATACTCGGCAGTATCATCCGCTTCGATAAGGGGCAGTATGGTTGGCGATCCCAGTCGTCCCAATTTCTGCGTCGCAAGCAGATGATGTGGGGCTCCAACCTTTTCCACCTTGGCATCCTCGTGCTGCTGTTCGGTCATTTTGTTGGCTTGCTCACCCCGATCGGTGTGTTCGACGCGCTGGGTATCAGCCACAGCTTCAAACAATGGATGGCACTCAGCGTGGGCGGTATCGCCGGTATCCTGGGCTTTATCGGTTGCACCCTGCTCCTGCACCGCCGCTTGTACTATCCGCGCATTCGCAAAAGTTCATCTAAGGGCGATATTCTGGTACTGCTGTTCCTGTGGTTACAGTTACTACTGGGGATCGCCACCATTTTCTGGACCATTGACCATATGGACGGCAGCGCCATGGTGCTGTTTATGGGCTGGGCACAGGGTGTCATTACCTTCAATCCCGATGCGGCAAACCTGATTATCGATGCGCACCTGGTGTACAAGCTGCACATCATTCTCGGGTTGACCCTGCTGGCTATCACGCCGTTCACGCGCCTGGTGCATGTGTTCAGCGCACCTTTCGCCTACGTGTTGCGCCCGGGCTACCAGATCGTGCGCTCGCGGCGGCTCGCGCGCAGGACCAACACCCCGCCGCCAAGCTCGGCACCATCCTCCGTCCCCTCCAGAGAATCCTAA